In Amblyraja radiata isolate CabotCenter1 chromosome 39, sAmbRad1.1.pri, whole genome shotgun sequence, the following proteins share a genomic window:
- the LOC116967269 gene encoding zinc finger protein 271-like, protein MTGYNKEKHYECDVCGMACQCPSQLEIHRRVHTGERPFDCSECGKSFTRYGHLLLHNRVHSGERPFTCSDCGKSFICSNKLLVHQRTHAGERPNTSAQCGKGFTQSSNLLKHQRTHTSEHPYTCAQCGKSFTRSNSLLVHQRTHTGERPYTCAQCGKGFTQSSNLLQHQRTHTGEHPYTCPQCGKSFARSNSLLVHQRTHAGERPYTCTQCGKGFTYSHDLLRHHRTHTGERPYTCGQCGKGFTYSHHLLRHHRTHTREWPYTCAQCGKGFTQSSNLLKHQRTHTGERPYTCAQCGKRFTRSNTLLVHQRTHAGECPYTCAQSGKGFTQFGNMLVHQRTHTGERPYTCVQCGKHFTQSHSLLVHQRIHNGERPYTCPQCGKSFTRSSNLLVHQRIHAGERPYTCSQCGKGFTQFGNLLVHQRTHTGERPYTCAQCGKGFAHSHTLQRHHRTHTGEWPYICAQCGKGFTQSGNLLKHQRTHTGERPYTCAQCGKNFTQSHSLLVHQRAHTGERPYTCTQCGKSFARSHNLVVHQRTHAAVRPYTCAQCDKGFTQSHSLLVHQRTHTGERPYTCAQCSKGFTYSHDLLRHKRTHTGERPYTCGQCGKGFTHSHHLLRHHRIHTREWPYTCTQCGKGFTQSSNLLKHQRTHTGEHTYTCAQCGKSFTRSYNLLVHQRTHTGERPYTCTQCGKSFTRSNNLLVHQRIHAGERPYTCAQCGRVSLSPATCWCTSAPTPGSVPTSAPSAARGSPAPPTCCPTSGCTLVTSPVCGERFVCLSHQCVHTSGQPYNFTYCGEALDSSRGLLQHRGANAGEQLLPLCEESTGTAGAPADTYRRETL, encoded by the exons atgacggggtacaacaaggagaagcattatgagtgcgacgtgtgtggcatggCCTGTCAgtgcccgagccagctggagatccaccggcgtgtgcacacgggagaacgccccttcgactgctcggagtgcggcaaaaGCTTCACCCGCTACGGCCACCTGCTGCtgcacaaccgcgtgcactccggtgagaggcccttcacctgctcagaCTGCGGTAAGAGCTTCATCTGTTCCAACaaactgctggtgcaccagcgcacccacgccggcgagcgccccaacacctccgcccagtgcggcaagggtttcacTCAGTCCAGCAATCtgttgaagcaccagcgcacccacaccagtgagcacccctacacctgcgcccagtgcggcaagagctttacccgctctaacagcctgctggtgcaccagcgcacccacactggcgagcgcccctacac ctgcgcccagtgcggcaagggtttcacTCAGTCCAGCAATCTGttgcagcaccagcgcacccacaccggcgagcacccctacacctgcCCCCAATGTGGCAAGAGCTTCGCCCGCTCTaacagcctgctggtgcaccagcgcacccatgccggcgagcgcccctacacctgcacccagtgcggcaagggattCACCTACTCCCATGACCTGCTGCGGCACcatcgcacccacaccggcgagcgcccctacacctgcggccagtgcggcaagggcttcacctactCCCATCACCTGCTGCGGCACCATCGCACGCACACCCGCGAGtggccctacacctgtgcccagtgcggcaagggtttcacTCAGTCCAGCAATCTGTTGaaacaccagcgcacccacaccggcgagcgcccctacacctgcgcccaatgTGGCAAGcgcttcacccgctccaacaccctgctggtgcaccagcgcacccatgcCGGCGagtgcccctacacctgtgcgcagagcggcaagggcttcacccagttcgGCAacatgctggtgcaccagcgcacccacaccggcgagcgcccctatacctgcgtccagtgcggcaagCACTTCACCCAATCCCACAGCCTGCTGGTACACCAACGCATCCAcaacggcgagcgcccctacacctgcccccaatgtggcaagagcttcacccgctccagcaacctgctggtgcaccagcgcatccatgccggtgagcgcccctacacctgctcccagtgtggcaagggcttcacccagttcgGCAacttgctggtgcaccagcgcacccacacaggcgagcgcccctacacctgcgcccagtgcggcaagggcttcgcccACTCCCATACCCTGCAGCGGCATcatcgcacccacaccggcgagtggccctacatctgcgcccagtgcggcaagggtttcacTCAGTCCGGCAACCtgttgaagcaccagcgcacccacaccggcgagcgcccctacacctgcgcccagtgcggcaagaacttcacccagtcccacagcctgctggtgcaccagcgcgcccacaccggcgagcgcccctacacctgcacccagtgcggcaagagcttcgccCGCTCCCACAACCTGGtggttcaccagcgcacccaTGCCGCTGTGCGACCCTACACCTGTGCGCAGTGcgacaagggcttcacccagtcccacagcctgctggtgcaccagcgcacccacaccggcgagcgcccctacacctgcgcccagtgcagcaagggcttcacctacTCCCATGACCTGCTGCGGCAcaaacgcacccacaccggcgagcgcccctacacctgcggccagtgcggcaagggcttcacccactcccatcacctgctgcgccaccatcgCATCCACACCCGCGAGTGGCCCTACACCtgtacccagtgcggcaagggtttcacTCAGTCCAGCAATCTGTTGaaacaccagcgcacccacaccggcgaacacacctacacctgcgcccagtgtggcaagagcttcacccgctcctACAACCTGCTGgtacaccagcgcacccacaccggcgagcgcccctacacctgcactcagtgtggcaagagcttcacccgctccaacaacctgctggtgcaccagcgcatccatgccggcgagcgcccctacacctgcgcccagtgcggcagggTTTCACTCAGTCcggcaacctgctggtgcaccagtgcACCCACACCAGGGAGCGTCCCTacatctgcgcccagtgcggcaaggggctcacccgctccacctacctgctgtcccaccagcgggtgcacactggtgaccagcccggtgtgtggagagcgattTGTTTGCCTGTCTCACCagtgcgtgcacaccagtggccagccctacaactttacgtactgcggtgaggcgcttgacagctcgcgggggttgcttcAGCACCGGGGGGCCAACGCTGGCGAGCAGCTTCTTCCACTGTGTGAAGAGAGCACGGGGACtgcaggagcaccagcggatacataccggagagagaccctttga